The following proteins are encoded in a genomic region of Aquella oligotrophica:
- the fusA gene encoding elongation factor G, producing MARKTPIERYRNIGISAHIDAGKTTTTERVLFYTGVNHKIGEVHDGAATMDWMEQEQERGITITSAATTTFWRGMDGNRPEHRVNIIDTPGHVDFTIEVERSMRVLDGACMVYCAVGGVQPQSETVWRQANKYKVPRIAFVNKMDRQGANFFKVVDGIRNRLKGNPVPMQVPIGAEENFTGVIDLVKMKAIAWDDSTQGMKFEYVDIPADLVDVCNEWRGKMVEAAAEASEELMDKYLEGNELTEAEIMAAIRQRTIACEIIPMFCGSAFKNKGVQAMLDAVIDYLPSPTEVAAIKGELPDGTESTRESSDDAPFSALAFKLMSDPFVGQLTFFRVYSGVVKSGDSVYNPVKGKKERIGRIVQMHANNREEIEEVRAGDIAAAIGLKEVTTGDTLCDSAHEITLERMVFPEPVIHIAIEPKTKADQEKMGVALNRLAKEDPSFRVKGDEETGQTIISGMGELHLEIIVDRMKREFGVEANVGAPQVAYRETIRNAIEVEGKHVKQSGGKGQYGHVWIRMEPAGEGNGYSFADEIKGGTVPREFIPSVDYGIQGAMKSGVVAGYPVVDVKVALFDGSYHDVDSSQLAFELAGSMAFKEGMRKAQPILLEPMMAVEVETPEEYMGDVMGDLSSRRGIIQGMDDDDSGGKKVRAEVPLAEMFGYSTDLRSMTQGRATYSMEFKHYAEAPKHIADAVVNKK from the coding sequence ATGGCAAGAAAAACTCCGATTGAAAGATACCGTAATATTGGTATCTCTGCGCATATTGATGCTGGTAAAACCACTACAACTGAGCGTGTGTTATTCTACACTGGTGTAAATCACAAAATTGGTGAGGTACATGATGGTGCGGCGACGATGGATTGGATGGAGCAGGAGCAAGAGCGTGGTATTACCATTACTTCTGCTGCTACGACAACTTTCTGGCGTGGTATGGATGGTAATCGTCCTGAGCATCGCGTAAATATCATTGATACACCAGGGCACGTTGACTTCACGATTGAGGTTGAGCGTTCTATGCGTGTACTTGATGGTGCATGTATGGTTTACTGTGCAGTGGGTGGGGTTCAGCCTCAGTCTGAAACTGTATGGCGTCAAGCTAATAAATACAAAGTACCGCGGATTGCATTTGTAAATAAAATGGATCGTCAGGGTGCTAACTTCTTTAAAGTGGTTGACGGTATCCGTAACCGCCTTAAAGGTAATCCAGTTCCGATGCAAGTGCCAATTGGTGCTGAAGAAAACTTTACCGGTGTAATTGATCTGGTTAAGATGAAAGCGATTGCTTGGGATGATTCTACTCAAGGAATGAAGTTTGAATACGTTGATATTCCTGCTGATCTAGTTGATGTTTGTAATGAATGGCGCGGTAAAATGGTTGAAGCTGCGGCTGAAGCTAGTGAAGAGTTAATGGATAAATACCTTGAAGGTAATGAATTAACTGAAGCTGAAATTATGGCTGCTATTCGTCAACGTACAATTGCTTGCGAAATCATTCCGATGTTCTGTGGTTCAGCATTTAAAAATAAAGGTGTTCAGGCTATGCTTGATGCCGTTATCGATTATTTGCCTTCACCAACAGAAGTTGCTGCGATTAAAGGTGAATTACCTGATGGTACTGAGTCAACTCGTGAGTCATCTGATGATGCCCCATTCTCAGCTCTTGCATTCAAATTGATGAGTGATCCGTTTGTTGGTCAGTTAACATTCTTCCGCGTTTACTCTGGTGTGGTTAAATCTGGTGATTCAGTTTATAACCCAGTTAAAGGTAAAAAAGAGCGTATCGGACGTATCGTTCAGATGCATGCTAATAACCGTGAAGAGATTGAAGAAGTTCGTGCGGGTGATATTGCTGCGGCAATCGGACTTAAAGAGGTTACAACTGGTGATACTCTATGTGATTCAGCACATGAAATTACGCTTGAGCGTATGGTGTTCCCTGAGCCAGTAATTCATATCGCGATTGAGCCAAAAACTAAAGCCGATCAAGAGAAAATGGGTGTTGCGCTTAACCGTCTAGCTAAAGAAGATCCTTCATTCCGCGTTAAAGGTGATGAAGAAACTGGTCAGACGATTATCTCTGGAATGGGTGAGCTTCACTTAGAGATTATTGTTGATCGTATGAAACGTGAATTTGGTGTTGAAGCTAACGTTGGTGCTCCTCAAGTTGCATATCGTGAAACTATCCGTAATGCAATCGAAGTTGAAGGTAAACACGTTAAGCAGTCTGGTGGTAAAGGTCAGTACGGTCACGTATGGATTCGCATGGAGCCAGCTGGTGAAGGTAATGGTTACTCATTTGCTGATGAAATTAAAGGTGGTACAGTTCCGCGTGAATTTATCCCTTCGGTTGATTATGGTATCCAAGGTGCAATGAAATCAGGTGTCGTTGCTGGTTATCCAGTAGTTGATGTGAAAGTTGCGTTATTTGATGGTTCTTACCATGATGTCGATTCATCACAATTAGCATTTGAGTTAGCTGGTTCAATGGCGTTTAAAGAAGGTATGCGTAAAGCACAACCAATTTTACTTGAGCCAATGATGGCAGTTGAAGTTGAAACTCCTGAAGAATACATGGGTGATGTGATGGGTGACCTTTCATCTCGTCGTGGTATCATTCAGGGTATGGATGACGATGATAGCGGCGGTAAAAAAGTTCGTGCTGAAGTTCCTCTAGCAGAAATGTTTGGTTACTCTACTGATTTGCGTTCAATGACTCAAGGTCGTGCAACGTATTCGATGGAATTTAAACATTATGCGGAAGCGCCTAAGCATATTGCTGACGCTGTTGTAAACAAAAAATAA
- the rpsG gene encoding 30S ribosomal protein S7, protein MPRRREVEKRQVLPDPKFGSHALSKFMNIIMESGKKAVAEKIVYGALDIVSNKSKKEGIEVFNQALEAVKPIVELKSRRVGGANYQIPIEVAPERQVALAMRWLRDAARKRGEKSMDIRLANEMMEAIEGRGAAMKRREEVHRMAEANKAFAHFRY, encoded by the coding sequence ATGCCTAGACGTAGAGAAGTCGAGAAAAGACAAGTATTGCCAGATCCTAAATTTGGTAGCCATGCCTTGTCAAAATTTATGAATATCATTATGGAAAGCGGTAAAAAAGCCGTTGCTGAGAAAATTGTTTACGGTGCTTTAGATATCGTATCAAACAAATCAAAAAAAGAAGGTATTGAAGTATTCAATCAGGCACTTGAAGCGGTTAAGCCGATTGTTGAATTGAAATCACGCCGTGTTGGTGGTGCTAACTATCAGATTCCTATCGAAGTTGCGCCTGAGCGTCAGGTTGCTTTAGCAATGCGCTGGTTGCGTGATGCTGCTCGTAAACGTGGTGAAAAATCAATGGACATCCGTCTTGCAAATGAAATGATGGAAGCAATCGAAGGTCGCGGTGCTGCTATGAAACGCCGTGAAGAAGTACACAGAATGGCTGAAGCAAATAAAGCTTTTGCTCATTTCCGCTATTAA
- the rpsL gene encoding 30S ribosomal protein S12, whose translation MPTINQLVRKPRVSVRYKSKSPALAECPQRRGVCVRVYTTTPKKPNSALRKVCRVRLTNGFTVNSYIGGEGHNLQEHSVVLIRGGRVKDLPGVRYHTVRGSLDLAGVKDRKQSRSKYGAKRPK comes from the coding sequence ATGCCTACTATTAATCAATTAGTAAGAAAGCCACGTGTAAGCGTTCGCTACAAGAGTAAATCTCCTGCGCTAGCTGAATGTCCTCAACGTCGTGGTGTTTGTGTACGTGTGTACACTACAACTCCTAAAAAACCTAACTCTGCATTACGTAAAGTATGTCGTGTACGCTTGACTAATGGCTTCACTGTGAATAGTTATATCGGTGGTGAAGGTCATAATCTGCAAGAGCACAGCGTGGTACTTATCCGTGGTGGTCGTGTGAAAGATTTACCAGGTGTACGTTACCATACAGTGCGCGGATCTCTTGATCTGGCTGGTGTTAAAGATCGTAAACAGTCACGTTCTAAATACGGTGCTAAACGCCCTAAATAA
- a CDS encoding helix-turn-helix transcriptional regulator: MLDQAQKNEYLESVLIPNFTHLIDQNIYSALFDHELKIAICTTKTAQSIGFKNWKEATGLSFRNYEDTVLAAQIFAEHYTEDLMDSLHQYAQKIYEIQKTVFKTKNIISFIDLLPYNGKFVSYLVTYVPILHPCGEVVAIQSFAIESRFFSHQDYLQVIIDQNKQSKYLHLDKLTLRQHEIMFLLANGINQEQCAQILKISRSTIGNIIANQLCPKFGIPGSNTKLLAQMALNHEYHQLVPSSLYRPYIVVLDEKLAEQIGNYTIGLNPLSE; the protein is encoded by the coding sequence ATGCTGGATCAAGCACAAAAAAATGAATATCTGGAATCAGTATTAATTCCCAATTTTACCCATCTAATTGACCAAAATATCTATTCCGCACTATTTGACCACGAATTAAAAATTGCAATTTGCACTACTAAAACAGCACAGTCGATTGGCTTTAAAAACTGGAAAGAGGCAACGGGGTTAAGTTTTCGTAACTATGAAGATACCGTACTTGCCGCTCAAATATTTGCGGAACATTACACTGAAGACCTAATGGACTCGCTCCACCAATATGCACAAAAAATTTATGAAATACAAAAGACCGTATTTAAAACAAAAAACATTATCAGCTTTATTGACTTATTACCCTATAACGGAAAGTTTGTCTCCTATCTGGTCACATACGTTCCTATCTTGCATCCATGCGGGGAAGTAGTTGCTATTCAGAGCTTTGCAATTGAGTCTCGCTTTTTTAGCCATCAGGACTACTTACAAGTAATAATCGATCAAAATAAACAAAGCAAGTACCTTCACCTTGATAAGCTTACTTTGAGACAGCATGAAATAATGTTTCTACTTGCTAATGGTATTAATCAAGAGCAATGTGCCCAGATTTTAAAAATTAGCCGAAGTACAATTGGCAATATCATCGCAAATCAGCTTTGTCCAAAATTTGGTATTCCCGGATCAAATACAAAACTTTTGGCACAAATGGCATTAAATCATGAATACCACCAACTAGTCCCTTCCAGTCTCTATCGCCCATATATTGTCGTTTTAGATGAGAAGCTGGCTGAACAAATAGGAAATTATACGATAGGATTAAATCCGCTAAGTGAATAA
- a CDS encoding helix-turn-helix transcriptional regulator, producing MLSQQEKYKYLQEVVISDFMPLVEQKIFSVIYDYDCKIAICTNYSAQSIAMESWKDAVGISFKDQHRSDLGAKIFGSKYTGAFVEFIHHYIEKIYQLQLSIFRNKNVVNFIDLLPYNDQFIAYLITYVPIFHPRGEVIGIQSFATSIPFFSHHDYLQNILGYNKQTEISKTAVKLTNREHEILFLLANLIPPEQMTQILGISRSTIANIIAKQLSKKFGLAGSNSKLLTQLAIEQGYHKLIPESLSKPYIIILDEQLAKEINLDKKKPLKKEALTCY from the coding sequence ATGCTAAGTCAACAAGAAAAATATAAATATCTGCAGGAAGTTGTAATATCAGATTTTATGCCATTAGTCGAGCAAAAGATATTTTCAGTCATCTATGACTATGACTGTAAGATTGCTATTTGCACCAATTATTCGGCGCAATCAATTGCAATGGAATCTTGGAAGGATGCGGTTGGCATATCATTTAAAGATCAGCACCGTTCCGATCTGGGTGCTAAAATTTTTGGCTCCAAGTATACAGGAGCCTTTGTCGAGTTTATTCATCACTATATTGAGAAAATATATCAGCTGCAATTAAGTATTTTTCGTAATAAAAATGTGGTGAATTTTATTGATTTATTACCATACAATGATCAGTTTATTGCCTATCTGATAACTTATGTGCCGATATTTCATCCAAGAGGTGAAGTTATTGGTATTCAAAGCTTTGCTACCAGTATTCCTTTTTTTAGCCATCATGATTATTTGCAAAATATCTTGGGGTATAATAAGCAAACCGAGATCAGCAAAACAGCGGTAAAACTTACCAATCGCGAGCATGAGATACTTTTTTTATTGGCAAATTTGATTCCACCAGAACAGATGACCCAAATACTGGGAATTAGCAGAAGTACTATCGCCAATATAATTGCTAAACAACTCAGCAAAAAATTTGGACTAGCTGGTTCCAACTCGAAACTGCTAACCCAGCTAGCAATTGAACAAGGTTACCATAAGCTGATACCAGAATCGCTATCGAAACCATATATCATTATTCTGGATGAGCAGCTTGCCAAAGAAATAAATCTGGATAAAAAAAAGCCTCTTAAAAAAGAGGCTCTCACGTGCTACTAG
- a CDS encoding peptide MFS transporter: MFTGWRNHPRSLKRLFFTEMWERFSFYGLNAVLVLFLTKAAHIPEDLALIIFGSYVTYVYLSTTIAGFLADRLYGYAKVAFIGGIFILIGHLTMALSNFSFSLFYFGLGCIATGTGLLKPNVSVMVGKLYSDEHEDMRVQGFNIYYMGINIGAVIAPTAVGFVAEKVAWHAGFGLAAIGMALGLYIFKRGEKEFPANCKVANNELINSRFAGIKLNIWVYVMLLALAAIFATLLANPIQSTVVSGICLLILGGYIISLWRKLTIEERSKVWIILVLSIFSVSYWTLSNQTIASLPIFIDRVVDLNYFGVTIPASSISSFYSLILIILAPIIAWFWNFTKQIKHEPGYAGKFALGLFVATLAFVFIIFGIMQAEHSGKMSLVWILVCYTLLGFGELCISPNGLALVTKYAPQNLSGIMMGLWWMINAFAGLTAGLIAQLIGFQSADKLPVAEQLNIYQNGFIKVTILGIIITAILFIIRNKIDERS; the protein is encoded by the coding sequence ATGTTTACAGGATGGAGAAACCACCCGAGAAGTCTGAAACGGCTTTTCTTTACCGAAATGTGGGAACGCTTTAGCTTCTACGGCTTAAATGCGGTCTTAGTACTATTTCTTACTAAAGCGGCGCATATACCAGAAGATTTAGCTTTAATCATATTCGGTAGTTATGTAACATATGTTTATCTCTCGACTACAATTGCTGGATTTCTTGCCGATCGACTTTACGGTTATGCAAAGGTTGCATTCATTGGCGGTATATTCATCCTGATTGGGCACCTGACGATGGCTTTATCAAATTTTAGTTTCTCGTTATTCTATTTCGGTCTTGGTTGTATCGCTACAGGAACTGGACTACTAAAACCAAATGTCTCGGTCATGGTTGGTAAATTATATTCCGACGAACATGAAGATATGCGCGTTCAGGGATTTAATATTTATTATATGGGAATTAATATCGGTGCGGTGATTGCCCCAACTGCGGTTGGTTTTGTTGCCGAAAAAGTTGCTTGGCATGCAGGATTTGGGCTAGCGGCAATCGGGATGGCACTTGGCTTATATATTTTTAAACGCGGAGAAAAAGAATTCCCTGCTAATTGTAAGGTTGCCAATAATGAACTAATTAACTCTCGCTTTGCTGGAATAAAGCTAAATATTTGGGTTTATGTGATGCTTTTGGCTTTAGCCGCAATCTTTGCTACACTATTAGCTAATCCAATTCAATCAACGGTAGTTTCAGGAATCTGTCTCCTAATCCTTGGTGGTTACATAATCTCATTATGGCGCAAACTAACTATTGAAGAACGCAGTAAAGTTTGGATTATTCTGGTATTATCGATATTCTCAGTTAGTTATTGGACATTATCTAACCAGACTATTGCGAGCCTGCCAATTTTTATCGATCGAGTAGTTGATTTAAATTATTTTGGCGTTACAATTCCCGCTTCAAGTATCTCAAGCTTCTACTCTCTGATTTTGATCATTTTAGCACCAATAATTGCTTGGTTCTGGAATTTTACGAAACAAATCAAACATGAGCCAGGCTATGCGGGTAAATTTGCGCTTGGTTTATTTGTCGCAACTCTAGCATTTGTATTCATAATATTTGGGATTATGCAGGCTGAACATTCGGGTAAAATGAGTCTCGTTTGGATACTAGTTTGCTATACCCTACTTGGCTTTGGCGAATTATGTATTTCACCAAATGGTCTTGCGCTAGTAACAAAATATGCGCCGCAAAATCTATCTGGTATCATGATGGGATTATGGTGGATGATTAATGCCTTTGCTGGTTTGACCGCAGGATTAATTGCCCAATTAATTGGTTTTCAGTCGGCGGATAAACTTCCAGTTGCCGAACAATTAAATATTTATCAAAATGGATTTATTAAGGTAACCATTCTTGGCATAATAATCACCGCAATATTGTTTATAATTCGTAATAAAATTGATGAAAGAAGCTAA